The following proteins come from a genomic window of Daphnia carinata strain CSIRO-1 chromosome 8, CSIRO_AGI_Dcar_HiC_V3, whole genome shotgun sequence:
- the LOC130704293 gene encoding LOW QUALITY PROTEIN: uncharacterized protein LOC130704293 (The sequence of the model RefSeq protein was modified relative to this genomic sequence to represent the inferred CDS: inserted 1 base in 1 codon) gives MEMNQVEEDTNNTDVGEQVQETDEAMQMEGQVHTTTVLDEQSLQQLMDSGTVSEDSIIAIVQNEHGEPQTVVLSRQDAEALGIQLDPLEQPVEDEEAQATTAEAEMEEMTEQMDQESEMQPSEDMTEFNSENPEPSEFNSENPEQPEFSAEHPEQPEFNSEHPEQSEFNSEHPEQAEFDSEHPEQSEFDSEHAEQSEFQQELQAGIQSDLQSQLHAEFQSELQSELHNELQDELQNELQQGLQEPTRESEIPSKMSPEIPPELQPKSQESCPNVEGESEPQIIAVPEAITVPDVLPAETQEQEADEKKVKEDEEMQTTTVSLDAVSQRLGEDGGEGDSSANDVLSNIIHSLFNPNEPNQSNVSIVPRMVGGKRKLCLRLPASTASALLAQTGSPLAHSFTEGGIPKKIKIVIPPHSFSNSTGSFVSSLTNSASVMQQETRVVKTSVMQQSAMNNSGGKTTGPARLDPDTLPSSSSFSLMSSPVKSSSKPFLASLFSSTSTTTPSASLTVTPVANPPKKPLGTTENPIQLVQEGNSFRSLQPLTPDQLKHIASVLKQNRQAILSGDGKSGTSSLASSAEGDGGKRRVVYDAKSNTRIVYRVVTPGELKKTPSATGATITTPVTPVSLKSTTTPTSTTPPVVRGRGRGRGRPPGRATAFAQKRKVASTEESDSEDLPEEDPISTNIDMSKEEREGKKKLLPRTRSGRVSKPPRHMVKDYKRLHHLDFAQPDLDDSDGGYSDYRIDHSSPNVAVGNEDSNAESSEDSKGPTKSVIPTSPFHCTICKREYTTPHRLSRHFEQFPDHSSSVATRRNSTVPVPAIEKKNGQHDREEVEAEEESDSTETEKVVKRAVRTTTTASTIRGRGGWRGGRGRGRGRGRGRGVGRPPLVHSPALLSEKRKIRLAEALELCTDEEVVDVAGPRLSATMSSWEYLLLRVQQEDEGNSSAPLIPRILNEVTSLFDXVSTMTTRHLHPHSNGDVDEEEHEPYQLTNPETARLLGLQCGTYFISKDERKLLEEDAVDSGHLCQAVSIPPAIIVTTETSSPEPQLPVVVNETDDVSQEQQDDAQMKVDSAAAAASKLWEELEEADHLPPTAGSESGIGGGPDGDHVDGDEVDSELMQVDEIVNQVVEGQTGGSQAPSPL, from the exons atggaaatgaatcaAGTTGAAGAGGATACTAACAACACCGATGTCGGTGAACAAGTACAAGAAACAGATGAAGCGATGCAGATGGAAGGCCAAGTACACACGACAACCGTATTAGACGAACAGAGTCTACAACAACTCATGGATAGTGGCACTGTTAGTGAAGACAG CATTATTGCCATAGTTCAAAACGAACATGGAGAACCTCAAACG GTGGTACTGAGTCGGCAAGACGCTGAAGCCTTAGGGATTCAATTGGATCCTCTTGAGCAACCAGTAGAAGATGAGGAAGCACAGGCTACCACAGCAGAagcagaaatggaagaaatgaCTGAACAAATGGACCAGGAATCTGAAATGCAGCCTTCTGAAGACATGACAGAATTCAACTCTGAAAATCCAGAGCCTTCAGAATTTAACTCTGAAAATCCAGAACAGCCAGAATTCAGCGCTGAGCATCCAGAACAGCCAGAGTTTAA CTCTGAACATCCAGAACAGTCAGAATTCAACTCTGAACATCCAGAACAGGCAGAATTTGACTCTGAACATCCAGAACAGTCAGAATTTGATTCTGAACATGCAGAGCAATCAGAGTTCCAACAAGAATTGCAAGCTGGAATTCAGTCGGACCTTCAATCCCAACTTCACGCAGAATTTCAGTCGGAACTTCAATCAGAACTGCATAATGAACTACAAGATGAACTCCAGAATGAACTGCAGCAAGGTCTTCAAGAGCCCACTAGAGAATCAGAAATCCCATCAAAAATGTCACCAGAAATTCCACCAGAGCTTCAACCCAAAAGTCAAGAATCTTGCCCAAATGTGGAAGGCGAATCGGAACCACAGATTATTGCGGTTCCTGAAGCCATAACAGTACCTGACGTCCTACCTGCAGAAACGCAAGAACAAGAGGCGGACgagaagaaagtgaaagaagatgaagaaatgCAAACCACCACCGTATCGCTGGATGCAGTTTCTCAACGGCTAGGTGAAGATGGTGGTGAAGGGGATAGTTCGGCTAATGATGTTCTATCCAACATCATTCATTCGTTATTCAATCCGAATGAGCCAAACCAATCGAACGTTTCGATTGTACCGAGAATGGTGGGCGGCAAACGCAAATTATGCCTTAGACTGCCTGCCAGTACGGCCAGCGCACTTCTCGCACAGACAGGCAGCCCGCTGGCCCATTCATTTACCGAGGGTGGCATCCCCAAGAAAATAAAGATCGTCATCCCGCCACATTCGTTCTCAAACAGCACCGGAAGCTTTGTCTCTAGCCTTACCAATTCCGCATCTGTGATGCAGCAAGAGACGAGGGTAGTAAAAACGTCTGTGATGCAGCAGTCAGCCATGAACAATTCTGGCGGGAAAACAACAGGTCCAGCACGGCTAGATCCAGATACATTACCGAGCAGcagttcgttttctttaatgtCATCTCCCGTCAAAAGCTCTTCGAAACCCTTTCTGGCCTCCCTGTTCAGTTCGACATCCACCACAACTCCGAGCGCCTCATTGACAGTGACACCAGTCGCAAATCCGCCAAAGAAACCATTAGGCACGACAGAGAATCCCATTCAACTGGTTCAGGAAGGCAATAGCTTCCGCAGTTTGCAGCCATTGACTCCCGATCAGTTGAAACACATCGCGTCAGTGTTGAAACAAAATCGGCAGGCAATCCTGTCGGGAGATGGCAAGAGTGGAACGAGTTCCTTGGCCAGCAGTGCGGAAGGAGATGGCGGCAAGCGGAGGGTCGTGTACGATGCAAAATCTAATACGCGGATCGTATATCGAGTGGTGACTCCGGGCGAGCTGAAGAAAACTCCTTCAGCGACGGGTGCCACTATTACGACCCCAGTCACTCCTGTTTCTTTGAAATCAACCACCACACCGACGTCTACTACACCCCCAGTTGTCAGAGGACGGGGTAGAGGCAGAGGACGGCCACCTGGACGTGCAACAGCGTTCGCCCAAAAACGAAAAGTGGCCAGCACAGAAGAGTCGGATTCAGAGGATCTGCCAGAAGAGGATCCCATTAGTACCAACATTGACATGTCCaaa GAAGAAcgagaaggcaaaaaaaaactattaccTCGAACCCGATCGGGTCGAGTTTCGAAACCACCTCGTCATATGGTCAAGGATTACAAGAGACTGCATCATTTAGATTTTGCCCAGCCAGATCTAGATGACTCTGACGGTGGCTATTCGGATTATCGAATTGACCATTCATCGCCTAATGTGGCCGTGGGCAATGAGGATAGCAATGCCGAATCATCCGAAGATTCCAAAGGCCCCACCAAATCCGTCATACCGACCTCACCGTTTCACTGCACAATATGCAAACGAGAATATACTACCCCGCACAG gtTATCGAGGCATTTTGAACAGTTCCCTGACCATAGTAGTAGCGTGGCGACGCGCCGCAATTCTACAGTTCCAGTGCCAgccatcgaaaagaaaaacgggcaGCATGACAGAGAGGAGGtggaagcagaagaagaatctGATTCCACCGAAACGGAGAAAGTTGTCAAACGGGCGGtcaggacaacaacaacagcaagcaCAATCAGAGGGCGAGGTGGTTGGAGGGGAGGACGTGGCCGAGGAAGAGGTAGAGGTCGAGGACGAGGAGTTGGCCGGCCTCCTTTAGTACATTCTCCAGCTCTTCTCtctgaaaagagaaagattCGCCTTGCAGAG gCCTTGGAACTATGCACCGATGAAGAAGTAGTGGACGTGGCTGGCCCACGGCTTTCGGCTACCATGTCCAGCTGGGAATACTTGTTGCTGAGAGTGCAACAGGAAGACGAAGGCAACAGCAGCGCACCTCTTATCCCGCGAATCCTCAACGAAGTGACGTCACTGTTTG GCGTGTCAACCATGACCACTCGTCACCTGCATCCCCATAGTAACGGTgatgttgacgaagaagaacACGAGCCTTATCAGCTGACAAATCCCGAGACGGCCCGGCTGCTTGGCCTACAATGCGGCACTTATTTTATCAGCAAAGACGAACGCAAATTATTAGAGGAAGATGCCGTTGATTCGGGTCATTTATGCCAGGCCGTTTCCATCCCTCCTGCCATCATTGTAACTACGGAAACCTCCTCACCGGAGCCACAACTTCCAGTTGTTGTCAACGAAACGGACGATGTATCCCAAGAGCAACAAGACGATGCTCAGATGAAAGTGGATTCAGCAGCCGCAGCTGCGTCTAAATTGTGGGAAGAGCTGGAAGAAGCGGATCACTTGCCTCCAACTGCTGGGAGCGAATCCGGAATTGGCGGAGGACCTGACGGCGACCACGTGGATGGCGATGAGGTTGACAGTGAATTAATGCAAGTGGATGAAATTGTCAATCAAGTGGTCGAAGGCCAAACAGGTGGCTCTCAAGCACCTTCTCCCCTTTGA
- the LOC130704092 gene encoding transmembrane protein 179-like, with protein sequence MNVLLVIQITVYILALVLALCISVPVIIHQKDFKGHCLLFSRGTWRETDGQFVITWAPSAYCVFVIISGVVLLTACCFQIHRLGHFLYRGLDSSFLSAFVDAVGSAFLCFLSLASAMIITLGFGTWCGDITQRFEECSYAEDENIDQVDNINTSGFYLLLGTAQFGAWASWACWVGLAVCAVLKLCRYHQRENIRVSMAKERRRLLTDGLPQRSASDEAMLG encoded by the exons ATGAACGTTTTACTGGTCATTCAAATTACGGTTTATATCCTAGCTCTAGTTTTAGCCTTATGCATATCTGTTCCCGTCATTATTCATCAAAAAGACTTTAA aGGCCATTGTTTGCTATTTTCCAGAGGAACATGGAGGGAAACTGATG gccaaTTTGTGATTACATGGGCGCCAAGTGCCTACTGTGTCTTTGTTATAATATCTGGAGTGGTTTTGCTTACAGCATGCTGTTTCCAAATTCACAGGCTTGGTCATTTCCTATATCGAGGGCTTGACAG CTCTTTCCTGTCTGCATTTGTGGATGCTGTAGGCAGTGCCTTCCTCTGTTTCCTCTCTTTAGCCTCAGCTATGATAATCACACTTGGCTTTGGCACTTGGTGTGGAGACATCACCCAACGTTTTGAAGA GTGTAGTTATGCAGAAGATGAAAACATTGACCAAGTGGATAATATCAACACCTCTGGCTTTTACTTGTTGCTGGGAACTGCTCAG TTTGGAGCTTGGGCTTCTTGGGCATGCTGGGTAGGATTAGCTGTGTGTGCAGTTCTCAAATTATGTCGATATCACCAGCGTGAAAATATACGAGTAAGCATGGCCAAAGAGCG gaGGCGTTTGTTAACAGATGGACTTCCACAGCGAAGCGCTAGCGACGAAGCCATGCTCGGTTAA